In Capnocytophaga sp. oral taxon 878, one genomic interval encodes:
- a CDS encoding DUF5712 family protein, protein MYVKFTAHKPAQSGMSSRAIFDYLDKENQAQRDRDIQEWRNGDVSEERREELLQNFYNYDNLFNQDFDLNNLDDKKNHISVETAFRMIDENKGTRNSKEANFYMLNVSPSAKELQHLEKQAEEILAERGLNKDEVINNGNKDMLDYYQDQKQQILNAQLKSYAQDIMNEYAHQMDREIYANQDKLPSDKERREMLPEVERRYNEYLQEAGVKISTQENEAPLYHNLEYRKVTELDKGAVFSIYDSSRDANYNLYVPKEKYELEAGTQRVSVLEEYFSDKYSDIVKGAEYNNQIISVSDNATVDYSKERFKDYSCDDKVVINYNYKEFDKELKLYFSKNECDFVNGNYQVKEKVFNDKVYQAKTTFLNKQFSDERQRIFDEKAKELGYNFTKVTDENGKQTYLDPDKVPKGAELKKFNTEISIEFNKYLVEKKYLPAREKFQITDWNTQQYNVTFLMQTEKAVLTRIEDNRLNEPLQVWMPKFAIKSDIDVSDPPKESQANIIGQLYENKINERLELQNSKVLEFDNYSEITSVKERSVNKESVIFNYQIEGLEKPLSFHIEREKLDFSEGQYTMSRIEFETRYKAHLFDHCKEEFKSDYDRIQASVAERLSGEQQSKIEREADKEFKNFLIEKNIYPPDERDDRFKVQGEIDKANENSSLLTIKPEGYNEEFKLWVNNRDFSKGEKGEIFFKDKEQAQNLIDKAIERDKEQKQQVHIKYDSFTVEEIQLKEGEPYDRMCVFERREEGLKDPIKFTFKESELQRNGNEVTVPKYKLDYRVQGAKEKAILAEHGEVKNKIKEQVWQEHGFDTTKRKLEGKDLMWFGKIETERSYSYKDKQVLENRETMKQINELKAQPKPDTNKIKELESQLHRDKYSGEIIKEGLKKQGNQTHIHIVVSRHDKTSVNPKDKVSMSPMSNQKDSQMNNGAKVGFNRDSYFQRTEEIFDKKFSYDRPLEQTYQYHKGQVKEQSLGDQVQGYAKGRAQSEVKQFLEKHTGIAEAKRELDPIKEFKKEFSNIPLPTSIPKTKFEAVKSMVNTVKKIMGQTSEQGMGY, encoded by the coding sequence ATGTACGTTAAATTTACAGCTCATAAACCTGCTCAAAGTGGTATGTCTTCGCGTGCCATTTTTGACTATTTGGATAAAGAGAACCAAGCTCAAAGAGATAGGGATATACAGGAGTGGCGCAATGGTGATGTATCAGAAGAACGTAGGGAAGAGTTACTACAGAATTTTTACAATTATGATAACTTATTTAATCAAGATTTTGACTTAAATAATTTAGATGATAAGAAAAATCATATATCAGTTGAAACCGCTTTTAGAATGATTGATGAAAACAAAGGAACTCGAAACTCTAAGGAAGCCAATTTTTATATGCTCAATGTTAGTCCTTCTGCTAAAGAATTGCAACATTTAGAAAAACAGGCGGAAGAAATTTTAGCCGAAAGAGGGCTTAATAAGGACGAGGTAATTAACAATGGCAATAAGGACATGCTGGATTATTACCAAGACCAAAAGCAACAGATTTTAAATGCGCAACTCAAATCTTATGCGCAGGATATAATGAATGAATATGCCCACCAAATGGATAGGGAGATATACGCCAACCAAGATAAATTGCCTTCTGATAAAGAAAGGCGCGAAATGCTTCCAGAGGTAGAACGTAGATATAATGAATATTTACAAGAAGCAGGGGTGAAAATATCAACCCAAGAAAATGAAGCACCCTTATATCATAACTTAGAATATAGAAAAGTCACCGAATTAGATAAAGGGGCTGTTTTTTCTATTTATGATAGCAGCAGAGATGCTAATTATAATCTTTATGTACCTAAAGAGAAGTACGAATTAGAAGCAGGAACGCAGCGTGTTAGTGTACTGGAAGAATATTTTTCAGACAAATATTCTGATATAGTTAAAGGGGCTGAATACAATAATCAAATTATTAGCGTTAGTGATAATGCTACAGTTGATTATAGTAAAGAACGATTTAAAGATTATAGTTGCGATGATAAGGTGGTAATTAATTACAATTACAAGGAGTTTGACAAGGAACTAAAGTTATATTTTTCTAAGAACGAGTGTGATTTTGTAAATGGTAATTACCAAGTTAAAGAAAAGGTTTTTAATGATAAGGTATATCAAGCAAAAACCACTTTTCTTAACAAACAATTTTCCGACGAGCGCCAAAGAATCTTTGATGAAAAAGCCAAAGAATTAGGCTATAATTTTACAAAGGTTACTGATGAGAATGGGAAGCAAACCTACCTTGATCCTGATAAGGTGCCTAAAGGGGCGGAACTTAAAAAGTTTAATACGGAAATATCCATCGAATTTAATAAATACTTAGTGGAAAAAAAGTATTTGCCCGCCCGCGAAAAGTTTCAAATTACTGATTGGAATACCCAACAGTACAATGTAACTTTTCTAATGCAGACGGAAAAAGCGGTGCTTACAAGAATTGAGGATAACAGGTTAAATGAACCACTACAGGTGTGGATGCCTAAATTTGCTATTAAAAGCGATATAGATGTTTCAGACCCTCCAAAGGAGAGCCAAGCAAACATCATCGGCCAGCTGTATGAAAATAAGATTAACGAGCGGTTAGAACTGCAAAACAGTAAGGTTTTAGAGTTTGATAATTACAGTGAAATCACTTCTGTTAAGGAACGTTCGGTAAACAAAGAAAGTGTTATTTTTAATTACCAAATTGAAGGACTTGAAAAGCCCTTGTCCTTTCATATTGAAAGGGAAAAATTAGACTTTTCAGAAGGTCAATATACAATGAGTCGTATCGAGTTTGAAACCCGGTACAAAGCTCATTTGTTTGATCACTGCAAAGAGGAATTTAAATCTGATTACGACAGAATACAGGCGAGTGTAGCCGAAAGACTTTCAGGCGAGCAACAAAGCAAAATTGAGCGTGAAGCTGATAAGGAATTTAAGAACTTCCTTATTGAAAAAAATATATATCCTCCTGATGAGAGAGACGATCGTTTTAAAGTGCAGGGTGAAATAGATAAAGCAAACGAAAATTCGTCTTTGCTAACTATCAAACCAGAAGGTTATAATGAAGAGTTTAAACTATGGGTGAATAATCGTGATTTTTCTAAAGGTGAAAAAGGTGAAATATTTTTTAAAGATAAAGAACAAGCACAAAATCTTATTGATAAGGCGATAGAGCGAGATAAAGAACAAAAGCAGCAGGTTCATATTAAATATGATAGTTTTACAGTTGAGGAAATACAACTTAAAGAGGGAGAGCCTTATGATAGAATGTGTGTTTTTGAAAGAAGGGAGGAAGGTTTGAAAGACCCTATTAAATTTACTTTCAAAGAAAGTGAATTACAAAGGAATGGAAACGAAGTAACGGTACCTAAATACAAATTGGATTATAGGGTTCAGGGAGCGAAAGAAAAAGCTATATTAGCAGAACATGGAGAGGTTAAAAATAAAATTAAAGAACAGGTTTGGCAAGAACACGGCTTTGATACTACCAAGCGCAAGTTAGAGGGTAAGGATCTTATGTGGTTTGGAAAGATAGAAACAGAACGCTCTTATAGTTATAAAGATAAACAAGTGTTAGAAAATAGGGAGACGATGAAGCAAATTAACGAGTTAAAGGCGCAGCCTAAACCCGATACTAATAAAATTAAGGAATTAGAAAGTCAATTGCATAGGGATAAGTATAGCGGTGAAATTATTAAGGAGGGGCTAAAAAAACAAGGTAATCAGACTCATATTCACATTGTAGTATCTCGCCACGACAAAACAAGCGTGAACCCTAAAGATAAGGTTTCTATGAGTCCGATGTCCAACCAAAAGGACAGTCAAATGAATAATGGTGCTAAAGTAGGTTTTAATAGGGATTCTTATTTTCAAAGGACGGAAGAAATTTTTGATAAAAAATTTTCTTATGATCGCCCTTTGGAGCAAACATATCAGTATCATAAAGGACAAGTTAAGGAGCAGTCTTTGGGCGACCAAGTACAGGGATATGCTAAAGGTAGAGCCCAGAGCGAGGTTAAACAATTCCTTGAAAAGCATACAGGAATAGCAGAAGCCAAGCGAGAACTTGATCCTATTAAGGAATTTAAAAAAGAATTTAGTAATATTCCTCTACCAACTTCTATACCTAAGACCAAATTTGAGGCAGTTAAATCTATGGTTAATACTGTTAAAAAGATTATGGGACAAACTTCAGAGCAAGGAATGGGGTATTAA
- a CDS encoding type IV secretory system conjugative DNA transfer family protein, with amino-acid sequence MNNLYIVLGIFFLLLLFATLAVIKGKGIVIKLISLAVYLGVVGFMYVKMPNAFYPTLILYVVGPATLAGVLWHLIATGDEDTSKLNPTNDLRLVATNGSIVIRGVNSGVHILAGSGAGKTSCIVYPILKFFAETKRTGFIYDYKDGELTEIAIPLFKDRLKIVSIHRPDISTRVNPIDPKYLTDEKSINSIVKVLLNNLNGVDASKGGDNNFFYDGAESLFSATVLAFKMTHPEYCTIPHVIAFLLAVDFISKSEEDLAENERQAMPKLNRFLTMNKRVQIQASPFLLGLGSERQSAAVLSTLANALRKVAYPDSFWALSKNELDLNVNSPDVNMVISFLNEPKNAPAITPLLACLIESTMKQMMVRNCLPSFIVEDEAATMKQLSLAETVATMRSFGTSTIYCTQDISQGNVQYGADGYRKITANLSTQIFGKANDPKSAEFYEGYSELKKDKTFSKTNSGNALFGDGRQSTTQSEKEVATIRKHEFMKFKTGTFAIFSAGKQKIMHFPRPNIEVSPLPNTDNMRANIELNYNDIIEEMLAYAENL; translated from the coding sequence ATGAATAATTTGTACATTGTATTAGGAATCTTTTTTTTACTGTTATTATTTGCTACGCTTGCAGTCATTAAAGGAAAAGGAATAGTAATTAAACTGATAAGTCTTGCAGTTTATTTAGGTGTAGTAGGTTTTATGTATGTAAAAATGCCAAATGCATTTTATCCTACCTTGATATTATATGTAGTTGGCCCTGCTACTTTAGCAGGCGTACTGTGGCACTTAATTGCAACAGGTGATGAAGATACGTCTAAGTTAAACCCTACTAATGATTTAAGATTGGTAGCTACAAATGGTAGTATTGTTATAAGGGGTGTTAATTCAGGAGTACATATTTTAGCGGGATCAGGAGCAGGTAAAACTTCCTGTATAGTCTATCCTATACTAAAGTTTTTTGCCGAGACAAAAAGGACAGGTTTTATTTACGACTACAAGGACGGTGAACTTACTGAAATTGCCATACCTTTGTTTAAGGATAGGTTAAAAATTGTGTCTATCCATCGCCCTGACATTAGCACAAGGGTAAACCCAATTGATCCCAAGTATTTAACAGATGAAAAAAGTATTAACTCTATTGTAAAGGTACTGTTAAATAACTTAAACGGAGTGGACGCCTCCAAAGGAGGTGATAATAACTTTTTCTACGATGGGGCAGAGTCTCTTTTTTCGGCCACTGTACTTGCTTTTAAAATGACACACCCCGAATATTGTACTATTCCCCACGTGATAGCTTTTCTGTTAGCAGTGGACTTTATTAGTAAAAGTGAAGAAGATTTAGCAGAAAACGAAAGACAGGCAATGCCCAAGCTAAACCGTTTTCTAACAATGAACAAACGTGTACAAATCCAAGCTTCACCTTTCCTATTAGGTTTAGGATCGGAGCGACAAAGTGCTGCCGTACTTTCCACACTGGCCAACGCCCTTAGAAAAGTCGCTTATCCTGATTCATTTTGGGCTTTATCTAAAAATGAACTTGATTTAAATGTAAACAGCCCTGATGTAAATATGGTGATTAGTTTCTTAAATGAACCTAAAAACGCCCCTGCTATCACGCCACTACTGGCGTGCCTTATTGAAAGCACAATGAAGCAAATGATGGTGCGTAATTGTTTGCCGAGCTTTATAGTAGAAGACGAAGCAGCTACTATGAAGCAGTTAAGTTTGGCGGAAACAGTCGCTACTATGAGAAGTTTCGGAACTTCCACTATTTATTGTACACAGGATATTTCACAGGGAAATGTACAGTACGGAGCAGACGGCTATAGAAAGATTACCGCTAACCTTTCAACTCAAATTTTCGGGAAAGCTAACGACCCTAAATCAGCTGAATTTTACGAAGGATATTCAGAACTCAAAAAAGATAAAACTTTTTCGAAAACTAATTCGGGAAATGCTCTTTTTGGGGACGGCCGACAAAGTACTACACAAAGCGAAAAAGAGGTAGCTACCATTAGAAAACACGAGTTTATGAAATTCAAAACAGGTACTTTTGCTATATTCTCAGCAGGGAAGCAAAAAATAATGCATTTTCCACGCCCTAATATAGAAGTATCTCCCCTACCAAACACTGATAATATGAGGGCTAACATAGAACTCAACTACAACGATATCATTGAAGAAATGTTAGCTTATGCAGAAAATTTGTAA